In the genome of Capra hircus breed San Clemente chromosome 5, ASM170441v1, whole genome shotgun sequence, one region contains:
- the GALR3 gene encoding galanin receptor type 3, producing MADIQNISLDSPESMGAVAVPVVFALIFLLGTVGNGLVLAVLLQPGPSAWQEPGSTTDLFILNLAAADLCFILCCVPFQAAIYTLDDWLFGALVCKAVHLLIYLTMYASSFTLAAVSVDRYLAVRHPLRSRALRTPRNARAAVGLVWLLAALFSAPYLSYYGTVRYGALELCVPAWEDARRRALDVATFAAGYLLPVAVVSLAYGRTLRFLWAAVGPAGAAAAEARRRATGRAGRVMLAVAALYALCWGPHHALILCFWYGRFAFSPATYACRLASHCLAYANSCLNPLVYALASRHFRARLRRLWPCGRRRPRARCPAGGARRALRRVLPGSPGPDGCSGNARPRGRLPAGGDWGGERSPEPAGGGEACRALPVKGPE from the exons ATGGCTGATATCCAGAACATTTCGCTAGACAGCCCGGAGAGTATGGGGGCTGTGGCAGTGCCCGTGGTCTTTGCCCTCATCTTCCTGCTGGGCACTGTGGGCAACGGGCTGGTGCTGGCAGTGCTGCTGCAGCCTGGCCCGAGTGCCTGGCAGGAGCCGGGCAGCACGACGGATCTATTCATCCTCAACCTGGCGGCAGCTGACCTCTGCTTCATCCTGTGCTGCGTGCCTTTCCAGGCCGCCATCTACACGCTGGACGACTGGCTCTTCGGGGCCCTGGTTTGTAAGGCTGTGCACCTGCTCATCTACCTCACCATGTACGCCAGCAGCTTCACCCTGGCGGCTGTCTCAGTGGACAG GTACCTGGCCGTGCGGCACCCGCTGCGCTCGCGGGCCCTGCGCACGCCGCGCAACGCCCGCGCCGCCGTGGGCCTGGTCTGGCTGCTGGCGGCGCTCTTCTCGGCGCCCTACCTCAGCTACTACGGCACAGTGCGCTACGGCGCGCTTGAGCTCTGCGTGCCCGCCTGGGAGGACGCGCGCCGCCGCGCCCTCGACGTGGCCACCTTCGCCGCCGGCTACCTGCTGCCCGTGGCAGTGGTGAGCCTGGCCTACGGGCGCACGCTGCGCTTCCTGTGGGCCGCCGTGGGCCCCGCGGGTGCGGCGGCGGCCGAGGCCCGGCGCAGAGCCACGGGCCGCGCGGGGCGCGTCATGCTGGCGGTGGCGGCGCTCTACGCCCTCTGCTGGGGCCCGCACCACGCGCTCATCCTCTGCTTCTGGTACGGCCGCTTCGCCTTCAGCCCGGCCACCTACGCCTGCCGCCTGGCCTCGCACTGCCTCGCCTACGCCAACTCCTGCCTCAACCCGCTCGTCTACGCGCTCGCCTCCCGCCACTTCCGCGCGCGCCTCCGCCGCCTGTGGCCCtgcggccgccgccgcccccgcgccCGCTGCCCCGCGGGTGGTGCCCGCCGCGCCCTCCGTCGCGTCCTCCCGGGGTCCCCGGGCCCCGACGGCTGCTCCGGGAACGCCCGGCCTCGAGGGAGGCTGCCGGCGGGCGGCGACTGGGGCGGGGAGCGAAGTCCGGAGCCCGCAGGTGGTGGAGAGGCGTGCAGGGCCCTACCTGTCAAAGGACCAGAATAA